From a region of the Vanessa atalanta chromosome 13, ilVanAtal1.2, whole genome shotgun sequence genome:
- the LOC125068311 gene encoding uncharacterized protein LOC125068311, with amino-acid sequence MVATQFHVTQLSGVSSITTNWEMLTNPPPMKTSPGRPISTTLLIPLSHKSPLTDVIRLTSHDKECSVTTVIEQYCYPRYPSITPTFIWLGLVPPGVTVTAEFTVHNDTYEDIEWIATCCRWLGERGVADACRDQLPCVTCHSRACTCSLLTPTRGSLQHSHREQLFYSVTAPDTDGCVATLIQVRRFGTPEAAPGVEARASLIAYRVLAPRLVLRALPCYGDKRQECEGCALDTGLDNSPRGSAVLRPSTTLTLRDTSCCRLRITNITPLPTSVKWEPAMEHEEFVAVTFAPEQFKIRGHSEVDIMVVLEAKKVCHRRLFLRKANVEHTQKPLYLVIDAAVSGVEGVVEFPIGDKETLSFPKIKLTQRNNFKQAVATQEPKSSEEIFSDYDRKREEIRG; translated from the exons ATGGTAGCCACACAATTTCATGTAACTCAACTCAGCGGTGTATCGAGCATTACAACAAACTGGGAAATGTTAACGAACCCACCTCCTATGAAGACGAGTCCCGGGCGACCAATTTCCACGACTTTATTGATTCCGCTTTCCCATAAATCCCCGCTTACTGACGTCATAAG GTTAACGTCACACGATAAAGAATGCTCAGTGACTACTGTTATAGAACAATATTGTTACCCTCGATATCCTTCGATTACGCCCACATTTATATGGCTCGGGTTGGTCCCTCCCGGTGTAACTGTCACCGCCGAGTTTACCGTACACAATGACACCTATGAAGAT ATTGAATGGATTGCTACATGTTGCCGCTGGTTGGGCGAGCGTGGTGTTGCTGACGCGTGCAGAGACCAACTCCCTTGTGTGACGTGTCACAGTCGCGCTTGTACCTGTTCTTTGTTGACGCCGACACGTGGATCACTACAGCACTCACATCGAGAGCAACTGTTTTATAGCGTCACAGCCCCTGAT aCAGATGGATGCGTGGCGACCCTTATACAAGTGCGACGCTTCGGCACGCCGGAAGCAGCTCCGGGCGTGGAGGCGCGAGCTTCGTTGATCGCGTACCGAGTGTTGGCACCGCGCCTCGTTTTGCGCGCTTTACCTTGCTATGGGGATAAACGACAAGAAT GTGAAGGATGTGCTTTAGATACTGGGCTGGACAACAGCCCCCGCGGCTCTGCGGTGCTTCGTCCCAGCACAACGCTCACTCTCAGAGACACTTCGTGCTGTCGACTCAGAATCACGAACATTACTCCGCTACCAACGAGTGTCAAGTGGGAGCCAGCTAtgg AACATGAAGAATTTGTAGCAGTAACTTTTGCACCAGAGCAATTTAAAATCAGAGGCCATTCAGAAGTAGATATTATG GTCGTATTGGAAGCGAAGAAAGTTTGCCATCGCCGGTTATTCCTTCGCAAGGCCAACGTCGAGCACACGCAGAAACCTTTGTACTTGGTTATCGACGCTGCTGTTTCT GGTGTGGAAGGTGTGGTGGAGTTTCCGATAGGAGATAAAGAAACGCTCTCTTTTCCTAAAATCAAGCTGACACAG agaaataattttaaacaagctGTAGCGACACAGGAGCCGAAATCTTCTGAAGAAATATTCAGCGACTATGATCGTAAACGAGAAGAAATAAGAGGTTAG